The Brasilonema sennae CENA114 genome includes a region encoding these proteins:
- the plsX gene encoding phosphate acyltransferase PlsX encodes MGSTGARIAIDAMGGDYAPDEIVAGALRAREELGVEVLLVGDPQEIESKLPPKTNLRQVEIVPAEEMITMDEEPLSGIRRKPKASINVAMDLVKNQQADAVVSAGHSGAAMAAALLRLGRLRGIDRPAIGAMFPTMVAGKPVLILDVGANVDCRPKFLEQFAVMGSIYSQYVLGIPEPKVGLLNIGEEDTKGNDAAVRANQLLRENPQISFIGNAEGRDVLSGHFDVIVCDGFVGNVLLKFAEAVGEVMLQIIREELPQGLHGQIGTAILKPNLKRIKQRMDHAEHGGALLLGVDGICIISHGSSQAPSIFNAIRMAKEAVDNRVLHRIQSQYQSIQQESG; translated from the coding sequence ATGGGATCGACTGGCGCACGGATCGCAATTGACGCAATGGGAGGGGATTACGCACCTGATGAAATCGTTGCTGGCGCACTGCGAGCACGAGAAGAATTGGGCGTAGAAGTCTTATTAGTAGGCGATCCCCAAGAAATAGAAAGCAAACTGCCGCCAAAAACTAATCTGCGGCAGGTAGAGATCGTTCCTGCTGAGGAAATGATCACAATGGATGAGGAGCCTTTAAGCGGTATTAGACGCAAACCTAAGGCTTCGATTAACGTAGCTATGGATTTGGTAAAAAATCAGCAGGCTGATGCTGTGGTTTCTGCCGGTCACTCTGGGGCAGCAATGGCAGCAGCTTTGCTCCGCTTGGGACGACTGCGAGGAATTGACCGTCCAGCAATTGGTGCAATGTTTCCAACTATGGTAGCAGGAAAACCAGTGCTCATACTTGATGTCGGCGCAAATGTAGACTGCCGTCCCAAGTTTTTAGAGCAGTTTGCTGTTATGGGGTCGATTTACAGTCAGTATGTCTTAGGTATTCCAGAACCCAAAGTCGGTTTGTTGAATATCGGCGAAGAAGACACCAAAGGCAATGACGCCGCTGTTCGTGCGAACCAACTCCTGCGTGAAAATCCCCAAATCTCATTTATTGGCAATGCGGAAGGACGTGATGTTCTTTCCGGTCACTTTGATGTGATTGTGTGTGATGGATTTGTGGGCAATGTGTTGTTAAAATTTGCCGAAGCAGTTGGGGAAGTCATGCTCCAGATTATCCGAGAAGAATTACCCCAAGGATTACACGGTCAAATTGGGACAGCAATTTTAAAACCTAACCTCAAGCGAATAAAGCAGCGAATGGATCATGCAGAACATGGAGGTGCTTTGCTTTTAGGCGTTGATGGAATTTGCATTATCAGTCACGGTAGCTCCCAAGCACCTTCGATTTTTAATGCAATTCGCATGGCAAAAGAAGCTGTAGATAACCGAGTATTGCACAGAATTCAGTCTCAATATCAAAGCATTCAGCAAGAAAGTGGTTAA
- a CDS encoding D-alanyl-D-alanine carboxypeptidase has protein sequence MLELFGSGLISVWLEMAGVNVKPINALDILTWQGSPGLVVAADPNPVGAATVLEYLKGLQTSKLIAANQIESQGIWIQSGPMLMANHQGTTPLPAASLTKVATSLVAFKNFGPDHQFQTLVSTTGSLQNGVLQGNLVITGSGDPMFVWEEAIALGNSLNQMGIKRVTGNLVITGNFAMNFQRNPVLAGQMLKQALNYATWPRGATFLHSLMPKGTPKPQIVIAGGVKVEPIANPQPTLLLRHHSLPLKQIIREMNVFSNNEIAQMLADAVGGAEVVQSTAATLARVPQSEIQLINGSGLGPENRISPRAVCAMFMAIQQQAFAYQLTLADLFPVSGFDHRGTMHSRHLPAATLMKTGTLRDVSALAGVVPTRDRGLVWFAILNRGTNVSGFRTGQDQLLQRLVQQLQVAPAVPATVTPHIATNAIPQLGAASRNEMLYGG, from the coding sequence ATGCTGGAATTGTTCGGTTCAGGTTTAATTTCTGTTTGGCTGGAAATGGCTGGAGTCAATGTCAAGCCCATAAATGCTTTGGATATCTTAACTTGGCAAGGTAGCCCCGGCTTAGTTGTTGCCGCCGATCCAAATCCAGTTGGGGCTGCTACGGTGCTGGAATATCTCAAAGGATTACAAACATCGAAATTAATAGCAGCAAATCAAATCGAAAGTCAGGGAATTTGGATACAGTCTGGACCGATGCTTATGGCTAATCACCAAGGCACGACTCCTCTTCCAGCTGCTTCCTTAACCAAAGTTGCTACCTCACTCGTTGCTTTCAAAAATTTTGGTCCAGATCACCAATTTCAAACTTTGGTTAGTACTACAGGATCTTTGCAGAATGGTGTATTACAGGGCAACTTGGTGATTACAGGTAGTGGCGATCCGATGTTTGTTTGGGAGGAAGCCATAGCGCTTGGTAATAGTCTCAACCAGATGGGCATTAAACGTGTTACAGGAAATTTGGTGATTACCGGGAATTTTGCGATGAATTTCCAGCGTAATCCAGTGCTAGCAGGTCAGATGCTTAAGCAAGCTTTGAATTATGCTACTTGGCCCCGTGGGGCTACTTTTCTACACTCGCTGATGCCAAAAGGAACTCCTAAGCCTCAAATTGTGATTGCTGGAGGTGTGAAAGTAGAACCAATCGCAAATCCTCAACCGACTTTGCTCTTGCGTCACCACTCACTACCTTTAAAGCAAATCATTAGGGAAATGAACGTTTTCAGCAATAATGAAATAGCTCAAATGCTGGCAGATGCTGTGGGGGGAGCGGAGGTTGTGCAATCAACAGCTGCTACTCTGGCAAGGGTACCGCAGTCAGAAATTCAGTTAATTAACGGTTCAGGGTTAGGACCTGAAAATCGCATTTCTCCCAGAGCAGTTTGTGCTATGTTTATGGCAATTCAACAGCAAGCATTCGCTTATCAGTTGACTTTGGCTGACTTATTTCCAGTCTCCGGATTTGACCATCGGGGAACGATGCACTCTAGACATTTACCTGCTGCGACGCTCATGAAAACTGGCACTCTACGGGATGTTAGTGCTTTAGCCGGAGTAGTGCCTACGCGCGATCGCGGTTTGGTATGGTTTGCCATTCTTAACCGTGGTACGAATGTCTCAGGTTTCCGCACTGGACAAGACCAATTGTTACAACGTTTGGTACAGCAATTACAAGTTGCTCCAGCTGTTCCTGCTACTGTCACTCCTCACATAGCTACCAATGCAATACCTCAATTAGGTGCAGCTAGTCGTAATGAAATGTTATACGGAGGCTAA
- the lptC gene encoding LPS export ABC transporter periplasmic protein LptC, which translates to MRRTNQFKIPLGKFAPTLSSASRWLLFSLISVGLVACAGSQTHVTTKPPVESPSPGEKDSNLTFFGVTLEQADEVGRPIWRVRAKQAKYTKEKQIGAAQSPYGELYQDGKVVYQVQAQMADIAQDGKQLFLKGKIVAIDPRNGVVLNGNELEWRPKEDLLIVRNQLHGTHKQLQAVAQEARVKTREQRMEFSGGVVANCLEPQLQMRTEHLTWRIKEETLIGDRPVQMDHYKNNQITDRGQGDSAEVNLKTKIATVKKNAQLELLDPPVQVASNSMTWNLNSETVKTNSPVRVFHQTEKVTVSANQGEMKIPEKTVYLTGNVSGVGERGQSLKSKTLTWYFDKKLVEAQGDVVYRQADPPLAFTGQKASGDLQAETIVINSDGSGKKVVTEIIPQDRKVKNQ; encoded by the coding sequence ATGAGGCGGACAAATCAATTCAAAATTCCTCTTGGAAAGTTTGCTCCAACACTGTCCTCCGCATCGCGCTGGCTCCTTTTCTCCCTAATCTCCGTAGGGTTAGTTGCTTGTGCTGGGAGCCAAACTCACGTCACGACCAAACCACCTGTTGAGAGTCCATCGCCTGGAGAGAAAGATAGTAACCTAACTTTTTTTGGTGTCACCTTAGAGCAAGCAGATGAAGTTGGCAGACCAATTTGGAGAGTCAGAGCAAAACAGGCAAAATACACCAAAGAAAAACAAATTGGTGCAGCCCAAAGTCCATATGGTGAACTTTACCAAGATGGCAAAGTTGTTTATCAAGTACAAGCTCAAATGGCAGACATTGCGCAAGATGGTAAGCAATTGTTTCTAAAAGGGAAAATTGTCGCGATAGATCCTCGCAATGGTGTTGTTTTAAACGGTAATGAGTTGGAGTGGCGACCAAAAGAAGATTTGCTCATTGTCCGTAACCAGCTTCATGGAACTCATAAACAACTACAAGCCGTAGCGCAGGAGGCGCGAGTGAAAACTCGCGAACAACGCATGGAGTTTTCTGGAGGAGTGGTTGCAAACTGCTTGGAACCGCAATTACAAATGCGAACTGAGCATTTGACTTGGCGAATAAAAGAAGAAACATTAATAGGCGATCGCCCTGTCCAAATGGATCATTATAAAAACAACCAAATTACTGACCGAGGTCAAGGAGACTCTGCTGAAGTTAACTTGAAGACAAAAATTGCTACCGTTAAGAAAAATGCACAGCTAGAGTTACTAGACCCACCAGTGCAAGTCGCTAGTAACTCTATGACTTGGAACCTAAACTCAGAAACAGTAAAAACTAATTCTCCTGTGCGGGTCTTCCATCAAACTGAAAAAGTAACAGTTAGTGCAAATCAAGGCGAAATGAAGATACCGGAAAAAACTGTTTATTTAACAGGAAACGTTTCTGGCGTTGGAGAGCGTGGCCAGTCTCTTAAATCAAAGACCTTAACATGGTATTTTGACAAGAAATTAGTTGAGGCTCAAGGGGATGTCGTTTATCGCCAAGCAGATCCTCCATTAGCTTTTACAGGTCAAAAAGCCTCCGGTGATTTGCAAGCAGAAACGATTGTCATCAACAGCGATGGTTCTGGAAAAAAGGTCGTGACAGAGATCATTCCTCAAGACAGAAAAGTGAAAAATCAATAG
- a CDS encoding NYN domain-containing protein has protein sequence MLNNLENDSIFTPEQVLENRGRVAIFIDGSNLFYAALQLGIEIDYTKLLCRLTGGSRLLRAFFYTGVDRTNEKQQGFLLWMRRNGYRVIAKDLVQLPDGSKKANLDVEIAVDMMALVDSYDTAVLVSGDGDLAYAVNSVSYRGVRVEVVSLRSMTSDSLINVSDRYIDLEAIKEDIQKTPRQSYPYRVLDRSLAPIGFMEDPRESDGQQIEIQES, from the coding sequence ATGTTGAATAATCTGGAAAATGATTCGATATTTACGCCAGAACAAGTTTTAGAAAATCGGGGTCGTGTCGCCATCTTTATTGACGGGTCAAACTTATTTTATGCAGCACTACAACTAGGAATTGAAATTGATTACACCAAGCTACTATGTCGATTAACAGGAGGCTCTAGATTGTTGCGAGCCTTCTTTTATACTGGAGTAGATCGCACAAATGAAAAACAGCAGGGTTTTCTGTTGTGGATGCGACGCAACGGATACCGGGTTATTGCCAAGGATTTGGTACAGTTGCCAGATGGGTCCAAAAAAGCCAACTTGGATGTAGAAATTGCGGTAGATATGATGGCTTTAGTAGACTCATATGATACAGCAGTGTTAGTCAGTGGTGACGGAGATCTGGCGTATGCAGTGAATTCAGTCAGCTATCGCGGTGTGCGGGTTGAGGTGGTCAGTTTACGCTCCATGACGAGCGACAGTTTGATTAATGTGAGCGATCGCTATATTGATTTAGAAGCAATTAAAGAAGATATTCAGAAAACTCCTCGCCAAAGCTACCCTTATCGAGTACTAGATCGATCACTAGCCCCTATAGGATTTATGGAAGATCCCAGGGAAAGCGACGGGCAGCAGATTGAAATTCAAGAGTCATGA
- the metG gene encoding methionine--tRNA ligase — MNQVNRTQKTFALTTPLYYVNDLPHIGSAYTTMAADVEARFQRLLGRRVLLITGTDEHGQKIQRTAESKGRSPQSFSDEMSAGFVSLWQLLNIQYDRFIRTTAPRHEVLVKEFFQRVWEAGDIYQGQQKGWYCVSCEEFKEERELLEGHRCPLHPNKEVEWRDEQNYFFRLSKYQEKLQKLYHSQPDFIQPDSRRNEVLNFVNQGLQDFSISRVNVDWGFPVPVDPNHTLYVWFDALLGYITALLEPDEEPTLENALAKWWPINLHLIGKDILRFHAVYWPAMLMSAGLSLPERVFGHGFLTKDGQKMGKSLGNTLDPIGLVKRYGSDAVRYYFLKEIEFGKDGDFNESRFINVVNADLANDLGNLLNRTLNMVKKYCANNVPTTTNENIPIEHPLKAIGLRLGEQVKHAYEALAFNHACEAILLLVQASNKFIDEQAPWSLYKQGQIQAVEQVLYAVLESVRLAAYLLSPIIPDTSSDIYQQLGYGINFNQQIETATAAPFAIHSTWGVLTNQQKLGEARPVFKRIEPAKNN; from the coding sequence ATAAATCAAGTGAATAGAACACAAAAGACATTTGCACTCACAACACCACTATATTATGTAAACGACTTACCCCATATTGGCAGTGCTTATACAACAATGGCAGCAGATGTGGAGGCAAGGTTTCAGAGACTTTTGGGACGTAGAGTCCTCCTGATTACAGGTACAGATGAGCACGGGCAAAAAATTCAGCGGACAGCAGAAAGCAAAGGGCGATCGCCTCAAAGCTTTAGTGATGAAATGTCAGCGGGTTTTGTCTCCCTATGGCAGTTACTAAACATTCAATACGATAGATTTATTCGTACGACTGCTCCTCGTCATGAAGTTCTGGTCAAAGAATTTTTTCAGCGAGTGTGGGAAGCTGGAGACATTTACCAGGGACAACAAAAAGGCTGGTACTGCGTTTCGTGTGAAGAATTCAAAGAAGAAAGAGAACTGTTAGAAGGACACCGCTGTCCTCTCCACCCAAATAAAGAAGTTGAGTGGCGAGACGAACAGAACTATTTCTTCCGCTTATCTAAATATCAAGAGAAACTGCAAAAACTTTACCACTCTCAACCGGATTTTATCCAACCAGACAGCCGCCGAAATGAAGTCCTCAACTTTGTGAATCAAGGGTTGCAGGACTTCTCCATTTCACGGGTGAATGTAGATTGGGGTTTTCCTGTACCAGTTGATCCTAACCATACTCTTTATGTTTGGTTCGATGCGCTTTTAGGTTACATTACCGCATTGCTAGAACCGGATGAAGAACCAACTTTAGAAAATGCCTTAGCAAAATGGTGGCCGATCAATTTGCATCTGATTGGTAAGGATATCCTGCGCTTTCATGCAGTGTACTGGCCAGCAATGCTCATGTCCGCTGGCTTATCATTGCCAGAGCGAGTTTTTGGACATGGTTTTTTGACCAAAGATGGTCAGAAAATGGGCAAAAGTCTGGGTAATACCCTCGATCCCATAGGTTTGGTGAAGCGCTATGGTAGTGATGCTGTTCGTTATTACTTCCTTAAGGAAATCGAATTTGGCAAGGATGGCGACTTTAATGAAAGTAGATTCATTAATGTGGTAAATGCAGATTTGGCAAATGATTTAGGTAATTTGCTAAACCGCACTTTAAACATGGTGAAGAAATACTGCGCTAACAATGTGCCGACAACTACAAATGAAAATATACCTATTGAGCATCCTTTGAAAGCGATTGGTTTACGTCTTGGGGAACAAGTGAAACATGCATATGAAGCGTTAGCCTTCAATCATGCTTGCGAAGCTATCCTTTTACTGGTGCAAGCCAGTAATAAGTTTATTGATGAACAAGCTCCTTGGTCATTGTATAAACAAGGACAAATCCAAGCAGTTGAACAAGTTCTGTATGCAGTGCTGGAATCAGTGAGACTAGCAGCTTATCTCCTATCTCCGATCATTCCTGATACAAGTAGTGATATTTACCAGCAACTAGGTTACGGAATTAATTTTAATCAACAAATAGAAACCGCCACCGCTGCTCCTTTTGCGATTCATAGCACATGGGGAGTACTAACAAATCAACAAAAGCTAGGTGAAGCTAGACCAGTCTTTAAACGAATAGAACCTGCTAAAAACAATTAG
- a CDS encoding lysophospholipid acyltransferase family protein, with the protein MTVNSPLEVSRWLLAALSTKMFRYYEDRIPQDASVLVVSNHRSFMDAPILMAALSSSIRFACHHYMGQVPIMREIVTGQLGCFPLEEANQHRQQSFFQQSQLLLQSKQIVGVFPEGTKPMVEFTQPNRVGEFERGFAHLALRARVRDLAILPIAIASLEEVNTSAVPLRVLSLFDPSEPLFNQSGWHPLVTYQRVAVLIGHPYWIKPLQKEKYQGKKARTMVTELTNHCHSEIANLLREGCY; encoded by the coding sequence ATGACTGTAAATAGCCCCCTTGAGGTTTCTCGCTGGTTACTGGCGGCGCTATCAACCAAAATGTTTCGCTACTACGAGGATCGCATTCCCCAAGATGCCAGTGTGTTAGTAGTGAGCAATCACCGCAGCTTTATGGATGCACCCATTTTAATGGCGGCTTTATCAAGTTCTATTCGCTTTGCTTGCCATCACTATATGGGGCAAGTGCCTATAATGCGGGAGATTGTTACAGGACAATTAGGTTGCTTTCCTCTAGAGGAGGCAAATCAACACCGCCAGCAAAGCTTTTTCCAACAGTCACAACTGCTATTGCAGTCAAAGCAAATAGTAGGAGTTTTTCCTGAAGGAACAAAACCAATGGTAGAATTTACCCAACCGAATCGGGTGGGTGAATTTGAACGAGGTTTTGCCCATTTGGCATTGCGAGCACGGGTACGAGATTTAGCAATTTTGCCAATAGCAATAGCATCCCTTGAAGAAGTTAACACATCTGCTGTACCTTTGAGGGTATTAAGTTTGTTTGACCCTTCAGAACCTTTATTCAATCAGTCAGGTTGGCATCCACTAGTCACATATCAACGTGTCGCCGTGCTCATCGGTCATCCATATTGGATTAAGCCTCTACAAAAAGAAAAATATCAAGGAAAAAAAGCAAGAACTATGGTGACAGAATTGACAAATCATTGTCACTCAGAAATTGCAAACTTACTGCGTGAAGGTTGCTATTAA
- a CDS encoding alpha/beta fold hydrolase produces MTIPKVDLKPCFLSPKRLQPELPLFVYLPGMDGTGQLLRSQTAGLEVGFDVRCLAIPREDLTSWDELAKNVLDLIHAELEKSPQRPVYLCGESFGGCLAQKVAVIAPQLFKRIILINSGSAFQLQPLLTWASQLSSLVPSNLYNIGALGLLPFLAALARISRSDRQELLKSMRSVPPETVLWRISLLRDFCVEEEQLRRLTQPVLVIAGASDRLLPSLAEAKRLVSILPNSKMVVLPHCGHACLLETDTNLYEIMKANDFLDSSVEAAQEQEARG; encoded by the coding sequence ATGACTATTCCAAAAGTTGATCTAAAGCCATGTTTCCTCAGTCCTAAACGACTCCAGCCAGAGTTGCCATTGTTTGTGTATTTACCAGGAATGGATGGAACAGGTCAACTCTTGCGATCGCAAACTGCTGGATTAGAAGTTGGCTTTGATGTCCGTTGTTTAGCGATACCAAGGGAAGATCTGACCAGTTGGGATGAGTTAGCTAAGAATGTCTTGGACTTGATCCATGCAGAATTAGAAAAAAGCCCCCAGCGTCCTGTTTACCTGTGTGGAGAATCCTTTGGTGGTTGTTTGGCGCAGAAAGTAGCGGTCATTGCACCACAGCTGTTTAAGCGCATTATTCTCATCAACTCGGGAAGCGCCTTCCAGCTTCAGCCTTTGTTAACTTGGGCATCTCAATTGAGTTCCTTGGTTCCATCCAACCTTTATAACATCGGCGCACTAGGTTTATTACCTTTTTTGGCAGCTTTGGCACGCATTTCTAGGAGTGATAGACAAGAACTCCTAAAAAGCATGCGTTCCGTACCACCAGAAACTGTTCTGTGGCGAATATCGTTACTGAGAGATTTTTGCGTTGAAGAGGAACAGTTACGTCGCCTGACTCAACCTGTTTTGGTGATTGCGGGTGCTAGCGATCGACTTTTACCTTCCTTAGCTGAAGCAAAACGTTTGGTTAGTATCTTACCCAATTCTAAGATGGTGGTACTACCACATTGTGGGCATGCTTGCTTGTTAGAAACAGATACTAACCTCTACGAAATTATGAAGGCAAATGATTTTTTAGACAGTAGTGTTGAAGCAGCTCAGGAGCAAGAGGCTAGGGGATAA
- a CDS encoding type II toxin-antitoxin system PemK/MazF family toxin gives MALDKGDIVLVLFPFTHLSQTKLRPAVVLLENTSLNEVTLYFISSPNVDNLSSDEFALDSSEAEFSGTGLRVASIVRVTRIVTLQRQLIIRRLGKLGVNQIQTLNALIIQSFNLMS, from the coding sequence GTGGCACTTGACAAAGGAGATATTGTTCTAGTTTTATTCCCATTTACTCACTTAAGTCAGACAAAGTTACGTCCTGCTGTAGTTCTTCTGGAAAACACTAGTTTGAATGAAGTTACGCTCTATTTCATTTCTTCACCAAACGTTGATAATCTGAGTTCAGATGAATTTGCCCTAGATAGTTCAGAAGCAGAATTTTCTGGGACTGGATTACGAGTTGCATCTATTGTGAGAGTAACTCGAATTGTGACCTTGCAACGTCAACTGATTATTCGACGCTTAGGCAAGTTAGGAGTCAATCAAATACAGACATTGAATGCACTTATAATTCAATCATTCAATTTAATGTCATAA